One region of Sulfurisphaera ohwakuensis genomic DNA includes:
- the ilvC gene encoding ketol-acid reductoisomerase produces MAKVYIDKDATLDPIKDKTIAVLGYGSQGRAWALNLRDSGLKVLVGLEREGNSWKVAESDGFNPMHTEDAVKNSDIVIFLVPDMVQRYVYRERVVPYLRDGMDLVFAHGFNIHYKLIEPPKTVDVYMIAPKGPGPIVREYFAKGGGVPALVAVHQNYSGKAFEKALAIAKALGATRAGVIETTFKEETETDLFGEQVDLVGGITQLMRTAFQVLVEAGYQPEIAYYETINEMKMIVDLIYEKGFTGMLKAVSETAKYGGFTAGKYVINEDVKKRMKEVLDRIRSGKFAEEWIEEYNKGAPTLVNGMKEVENSLEEQVGRQIREISLRGKPKS; encoded by the coding sequence GTGGCAAAAGTATATATTGATAAAGATGCAACTTTAGATCCTATAAAAGATAAAACAATAGCTGTACTAGGATATGGAAGTCAAGGAAGAGCTTGGGCGCTTAACCTTAGAGATTCTGGATTAAAGGTACTCGTGGGATTAGAAAGAGAAGGAAATTCATGGAAAGTAGCAGAAAGTGATGGGTTCAACCCAATGCATACAGAAGATGCAGTAAAGAACTCGGATATAGTAATTTTCTTAGTACCAGATATGGTCCAAAGATATGTGTATAGAGAAAGAGTAGTACCTTATTTAAGGGATGGAATGGATCTTGTGTTCGCACATGGATTTAATATTCATTATAAGTTAATAGAACCGCCCAAGACAGTTGATGTTTATATGATAGCACCTAAAGGACCTGGACCAATAGTAAGAGAATATTTTGCAAAGGGAGGAGGAGTACCAGCTTTGGTAGCAGTACATCAAAATTACTCTGGGAAAGCTTTTGAAAAAGCATTGGCTATTGCGAAAGCGTTAGGAGCTACAAGAGCTGGAGTTATTGAAACAACGTTTAAAGAAGAAACTGAAACTGACCTATTTGGCGAACAAGTTGATTTGGTAGGAGGAATTACACAATTAATGAGGACAGCTTTTCAAGTTTTAGTTGAAGCTGGATATCAACCGGAAATAGCTTACTATGAAACTATAAACGAAATGAAAATGATAGTAGATTTAATATATGAAAAAGGATTTACAGGAATGTTAAAGGCTGTATCAGAAACAGCTAAATATGGCGGTTTTACTGCAGGAAAATATGTTATAAATGAGGATGTAAAGAAGAGAATGAAAGAAGTATTAGATAGAATAAGGAGCGGAAAATTCGCTGAAGAATGGATTGAAGAATACAATAAAGGAGCACCCACACTTGTTAATGGTATGAAAGAGGTTGAAAACAGCTTGGAAGAACAAGTAGGTAGGCAAATTAGAGAGATTTCGCTCAGAGGAAAGCCTAAATCTTAA
- a CDS encoding GTPase: protein MIREVLRFINKSDLVIEVIDAREPDLTRSKKLEEYVLNREKKILIVLNKADLIPREILEGWKKIFENEGKNAIYISATMHLGTKILRDKIKELLRGKEGTVIFVGYPKTGKSSIINALKGKHSASTSKIPMAYGYTKTIQKFKIDSKIYAWDSPGIIPPDGNELEKVIRGISVEKLEDPVKAGEMLLLRIIKYNPNAIKETYNITFNSPYEFFEKLALKRGWLYKSTKEPNIEEAAKAFIRDYHKGKIIYYVPPLSMNDDKDSSV, encoded by the coding sequence ATGATTAGGGAAGTACTTAGATTTATTAATAAATCAGACTTAGTAATAGAGGTAATAGATGCTAGAGAGCCAGATTTGACTAGGTCAAAAAAATTAGAGGAATATGTACTTAATAGGGAAAAGAAGATCTTAATAGTTCTTAATAAAGCAGATTTAATTCCTAGAGAGATTTTAGAAGGATGGAAAAAGATATTTGAGAATGAAGGAAAAAATGCGATATATATTTCAGCGACCATGCATTTAGGTACTAAAATTCTACGTGATAAAATAAAAGAGTTATTAAGAGGAAAAGAGGGAACAGTAATATTTGTAGGATATCCCAAAACGGGGAAATCTTCTATTATTAATGCACTAAAGGGAAAGCATTCTGCTTCAACTTCAAAAATACCTATGGCATATGGTTATACGAAAACCATCCAAAAGTTCAAAATAGACTCAAAAATATATGCATGGGATTCACCAGGTATCATACCACCAGACGGAAATGAATTAGAGAAAGTCATTAGAGGAATAAGTGTAGAAAAACTTGAAGATCCCGTTAAGGCAGGGGAAATGCTCTTACTAAGAATTATAAAATATAATCCAAATGCTATTAAGGAGACATATAATATAACTTTTAATTCTCCCTATGAGTTTTTTGAAAAATTAGCGTTAAAAAGAGGATGGTTATATAAATCCACTAAAGAGCCTAACATAGAAGAAGCAGCAAAAGCGTTTATAAGAGATTATCACAAGGGCAAAATTATTTATTATGTCCCTCCTTTATCTATGAATGATGATAAAGATAGTAGTGTTTGA
- a CDS encoding ACT domain-containing protein, whose product MTQEKVVRVVGYYRDPGFFERVAGAFRKLLMDINWMQARRISDDGLYEIYMGIPYSNNFDIAIQNLSKTVDVEKVEILEDAKVVTYIIRNNGTIIEGEPSQAREYDIVVFRPVFTKVTTISWGIVSGKSIY is encoded by the coding sequence GTGACCCAAGAAAAAGTAGTTAGAGTAGTTGGATATTATAGAGATCCAGGGTTCTTTGAAAGAGTTGCTGGAGCTTTTAGAAAACTATTAATGGATATAAATTGGATGCAAGCTAGGAGAATTTCTGATGATGGTTTATACGAGATTTATATGGGTATTCCTTACAGTAATAATTTCGATATAGCGATTCAAAATTTAAGCAAAACAGTAGATGTAGAGAAAGTAGAAATTCTAGAAGATGCAAAAGTAGTAACATACATTATTAGAAACAATGGTACAATAATTGAAGGAGAGCCCTCACAAGCTAGAGAATATGATATAGTTGTTTTTAGACCAGTTTTTACAAAAGTAACAACAATCAGTTGGGGGATTGTAAGTGGCAAAAGTATATATTGA
- a CDS encoding magnesium-dependent phosphatase-1 codes for MIKIVVFDADKTLWDHYNISIFKKPYKLINENSIEDSEGNRLTLFPEVRDTLKSLKDMGLFIGLATWNLPEKTYEILDLLKIREYFDIIISKDYPFKFIFIAEIIDKMREKGIYLKPDEIMFIDDRRVHFGNTWLYLGNIKCLEMWSDIIHHKQILEKIKSF; via the coding sequence ATGATAAAGATAGTAGTGTTTGATGCCGACAAAACTCTATGGGATCATTATAATATTTCTATCTTTAAAAAACCTTATAAACTAATTAACGAGAATTCAATCGAGGATTCAGAGGGTAATAGACTTACATTATTTCCAGAAGTTAGAGACACATTAAAGAGTTTAAAAGACATGGGATTGTTTATTGGGTTAGCGACTTGGAATTTACCAGAAAAAACATATGAAATCCTTGATCTTCTTAAAATAAGAGAATATTTTGATATTATTATATCTAAAGATTACCCATTTAAGTTTATTTTTATTGCGGAAATTATAGATAAAATGAGAGAAAAGGGGATATATTTAAAACCAGATGAGATAATGTTTATCGATGATAGAAGAGTACATTTTGGTAATACATGGTTATATTTGGGTAATATAAAATGTTTAGAAATGTGGTCAGATATAATTCATCACAAGCAGATACTTGAAAAAATAAAAAGTTTTTAA
- a CDS encoding acetolactate synthase large subunit, whose translation MPTGARITIDALKREGVKVIFGIPGLSNMQLYDAFIEDLQNGELRHVLMRHEQAAAHAADGYARASGIPGVCTATSGPGATNLVTGLITAYWDSSPVIAITGQVPRNSIGKMAFQEADAMGVFEHITKYVVEIKKLEEIPIWIKNAFYIATTGRPGPVVVDIPRDIFYEKVEEVKWPEKPMVKGYKEFPTIIDRQKLKKAAEILVNAERPIILVGTGVVWSNATQEVLELAEYLHVPIVSTFPGKSAIPHDHPLYFGAMGYYGRAEASMAALESDAMLVVGARFSDRTFTSYDEMIETRKKFIMINIDPSDGERAIKVDVNLVGNAKILLRELMKAVYEVGKKNDHNAWIKRVKEYKEYYSQFYYYDEPNKLKPWKILKTIRNTIPRDAIVTTGVGQHQMWAEVFWEVLEPRTFLSSTGMGTMGFGLPAAMGAKLAKPDKVVVDLDGDGSFLMTGNNLATAVDEHIPIISVVFDNRTLGLVRQVQDLFFGNRIVGVDYGPSPDFVKLAEAFGALGFNATSYEEIEKSLKTAMKENIPAVIRIPVDKEELALPTLPPGGRLKQVIVRDPRKSS comes from the coding sequence ATGCCGACAGGGGCTAGAATAACAATAGATGCTCTAAAAAGAGAAGGAGTAAAAGTAATATTCGGAATACCTGGCCTATCTAACATGCAGCTTTATGATGCATTTATTGAAGACTTACAAAATGGAGAACTAAGACATGTACTAATGAGACATGAACAAGCAGCTGCTCATGCAGCTGATGGATATGCCAGAGCTTCAGGAATACCCGGTGTATGTACAGCAACATCTGGTCCCGGTGCAACAAACTTAGTTACTGGCCTAATAACAGCATATTGGGATTCCTCGCCAGTTATAGCAATAACTGGACAAGTACCTAGAAATTCCATTGGAAAAATGGCATTCCAAGAAGCTGATGCAATGGGTGTATTTGAGCATATTACAAAATACGTTGTAGAAATAAAGAAATTAGAAGAAATTCCAATTTGGATAAAGAATGCATTCTATATAGCAACAACAGGTAGACCAGGACCTGTAGTTGTTGACATACCTAGAGATATTTTCTATGAAAAAGTTGAGGAAGTAAAATGGCCAGAAAAACCCATGGTAAAAGGTTACAAAGAGTTTCCTACAATAATTGATAGACAGAAGTTAAAGAAAGCTGCAGAAATACTAGTAAATGCTGAGAGACCTATAATTTTAGTAGGAACTGGTGTTGTATGGTCCAATGCAACACAAGAGGTTCTTGAACTTGCCGAGTATTTGCATGTTCCAATAGTATCAACATTTCCTGGCAAGTCCGCTATACCACATGACCACCCACTATATTTCGGTGCCATGGGATATTATGGAAGAGCAGAAGCTTCAATGGCTGCTTTAGAATCAGATGCTATGTTAGTTGTCGGAGCTAGGTTTAGTGATAGAACCTTTACTTCATATGATGAAATGATTGAGACAAGAAAGAAATTCATAATGATTAACATAGATCCCTCGGATGGAGAAAGAGCAATAAAAGTTGATGTAAATCTTGTAGGTAATGCAAAAATTCTACTTAGGGAATTGATGAAAGCAGTATACGAAGTAGGTAAAAAGAATGATCATAATGCCTGGATAAAAAGAGTAAAAGAATATAAGGAATATTACTCACAATTCTATTATTATGACGAACCAAATAAACTGAAACCATGGAAGATATTAAAGACAATAAGGAATACGATACCTAGAGATGCTATAGTAACTACTGGTGTGGGACAACATCAAATGTGGGCAGAAGTATTCTGGGAAGTATTAGAACCTAGAACGTTTTTATCTTCAACTGGTATGGGAACAATGGGATTTGGTTTACCAGCTGCAATGGGAGCTAAATTAGCTAAACCAGATAAGGTTGTAGTTGATCTGGATGGTGATGGGTCTTTCTTAATGACTGGGAATAATCTCGCTACTGCTGTGGATGAACATATTCCAATTATATCAGTAGTGTTTGATAATAGGACATTAGGTCTAGTAAGGCAAGTTCAAGATTTGTTCTTTGGAAATAGAATTGTAGGAGTAGACTACGGACCCTCGCCAGATTTCGTAAAATTAGCAGAGGCATTTGGAGCTCTAGGATTTAACGCTACTTCTTATGAAGAAATAGAAAAATCACTTAAAACAGCTATGAAAGAAAATATTCCTGCAGTGATAAGAATTCCGGTCGATAAAGAAGAATTAGCATTACCCACATTACCTCCTGGAGGAAGATTAAAGCAGGTGATTGTACGTGACCCAAGAAAAAGTAGTTAG
- a CDS encoding UbiA family prenyltransferase — protein MSVKAYFELVRIHNVIGSAISAFMGYVVASEWKIIPIKLILAMIVVSVIAAGGYVINDVFDIEVDKINKPNRPLPSGRIKISRARSLSIVLFLVGIALSVLLNVYAFVIALLTVLALYYYAKDLKKEGLAGNLIVALTSALSAFYGGLAFFEGSWVIRTLIPTLYIFFFTLTREFVKGIEDVKGDMVNGVKTLAVRVGIEKTWFISKIILLILIVTSFIPYFFGFNIIYLIGILFLDIILILVVLLRHDIESASKARAYMKVYALGTLILFALGTLPI, from the coding sequence ATGTCAGTAAAAGCTTATTTTGAACTTGTAAGAATACATAACGTTATAGGCTCTGCTATTTCCGCATTTATGGGCTATGTTGTTGCTTCTGAGTGGAAAATAATACCAATAAAACTTATCCTTGCAATGATTGTTGTTTCGGTTATTGCAGCTGGAGGCTATGTAATTAATGATGTTTTTGATATTGAGGTTGATAAAATAAATAAACCAAATAGACCCTTACCTTCGGGTAGGATAAAAATCTCAAGAGCTAGATCATTATCAATAGTTTTGTTTTTAGTTGGTATAGCATTATCGGTTTTACTAAACGTTTATGCATTTGTAATAGCTTTGCTAACTGTTTTAGCTTTATATTACTATGCTAAAGACTTAAAGAAAGAAGGATTAGCAGGCAATTTAATAGTAGCCTTAACATCGGCTCTTTCAGCATTTTACGGAGGCCTGGCATTTTTTGAAGGATCATGGGTTATTAGGACATTAATACCCACATTATACATATTTTTCTTTACTTTAACAAGAGAATTTGTAAAGGGAATAGAAGATGTAAAGGGTGATATGGTTAATGGTGTCAAGACGCTTGCAGTAAGAGTAGGTATTGAGAAGACTTGGTTTATATCAAAAATTATACTACTAATACTCATAGTAACGTCTTTTATTCCTTATTTCTTTGGGTTCAACATAATTTACTTAATTGGAATATTATTCTTAGACATTATACTTATCCTAGTAGTATTACTAAGACATGATATAGAAAGTGCTTCAAAAGCTAGAGCTTATATGAAAGTTTATGCTTTAGGAACATTAATTTTATTTGCATTAGGAACATTACCTATTTAA